In Hermetia illucens chromosome 5, iHerIll2.2.curated.20191125, whole genome shotgun sequence, a single window of DNA contains:
- the LOC119658484 gene encoding extensin-like, which yields MRVPLVLLAVVGWLHQSAAQTCTSAGPVFANPLDPSYYTKCLAAGVGVKLRCPPGQYFSVSACITGVAPPRPTITTTTTTVKAPITPSKSPDPVSVPTAPTVQPIIPLAPLPSKPAESKPQEPETNVDTDTDPSPEVKPDDDSKTPAKDTASPIKTPPTSPPAPPVDNGDAPASAASKIPEPPTERPTPGTVKGKKTTAKRQRTTTKKSGLSKKKTTPAAKDTKKRNKTAAPKRRKAQNNSQKS from the exons ATGAGAG tgcCACTAGTACTTCTGGCAGTTGTGGGATGGTTGCACCAGAGCGCCGCTCAAACATGCACTTCAGCTGGCCCGGTTTTTGCTAATCCCCTTGACCCATCGTACTACACAAAGTGTCTGGCAGCTGGAGTAGGTGTGAAATTGAGATGCCCCCCGGGACAATATTTCTCAGTGAGTGCTTGTATAACTGGCGTAGCTCCTCCACGTCCAACGATAACCACCACCACAACAACAGTAAAGGCTCCAATAACTCCATCAAAATCTCCAGATCCAGTCTCAGTACCCACTGCACCTACAGTTCAGCCAATAATTCCATTAGCACCCTTGCCATCAAAACCCGCTGAGTCGAAACCTCAGGAACCCGAAACTAATGTAGACACTGATACTGATCCATCACCAGAAGTAAAGCCTGATGATGATAGCAAAACCCCTGCTAAGGATACTGCAAGTCCAATTAAAACTCCTCCAACGTCTCCTCCAGCGCCACCTGTAGATAATGGTGATGCACCTGCCTCGGCAGCATCTAAAATTCCTGAAcccccaacagagcgtccaaccCCCGGTACCGTGAAGGGTAAAAAGACAACTGCTAAGCGGCAAAGGACTACAACAAAAAAGAGTGGCTTAAGCAAGAAGAAAACAACTCCTGCTGCCAAGGATACGAAAAAACGAAACAAAACTGCAGCGCCAAAGAGGCGTAAGGCCCAAAATAATTCCCAGAAGAGTTAA
- the LOC119658483 gene encoding LOW QUALITY PROTEIN: choline O-acetyltransferase (The sequence of the model RefSeq protein was modified relative to this genomic sequence to represent the inferred CDS: inserted 1 base in 1 codon; deleted 1 base in 1 codon; substituted 2 bases at 2 genomic stop codons), translated as MTEYLRVLEPITTPAQYERTKSIIKQFTSPNGLGPRLQEYLQQKRENEDNWAYNYWLNDMYMDVKLPLPINSNPGMVLPPRKFTTVHDVARFAARIVDGIMDHLELLESGTIPVDRCTSREKNQPLCMAQYYRLLGGCRRPGIERDSQFLPESSPDQHVIVVCRNQMYCVPIRAGDRGRLTENEIASQILFILGDAPCLPVRPPPVGLLTAEPRNKWAQDRNTLLLNDQNCRNIELIERALILLCLDEPIPNTFNARGFNGAKYAGHMAGTRNETNMAHEMIHGGGSEYNTANRWFDKTMQIILSNDGTWGLCYEHSPSEGIAVIQLLEKIYKKIDSMPLEEEGVTATSFTAPERLEWIIAPEISRRFTEASKALIGXXDDFDFYLYRFNHYGKTFIKKAQVSPDAYIQLALQLAYFKLYGHLVSTYESXSTRRFVLGRVDCIRSASTEALEWAKAMCQDEGANVPLESDREDEGDKKEDMRKVKFSIYSKDHLRELFRCAVARQTEVMVQNILGHGIDIHLLGLREASKEQLGSFHELFTDDSYKIANCFLLSTSQVACTTDSFMGYGPVTPRGYGCSYNPRPNEIVFCVSAFYSCEDTSASRYAKSLQESLDMMKDLLET; from the exons GCCTACAATTACTGGCTCAACGACATGTATATGGATGTAAAACTTCCACTGCCCATCAACTCGAATCCAGGAATGGTTCTACCGCCACGTAAATTTACGACTGTTCACGATGTTGCAAGATTTGCAGCTAGGATTGTGGATGGCATCATGGATCACCTGGAACTTCTTGAAAG CGGAACCATACCGGTGGATCGTTGTACATCTCGCGAGAAAAACCAACCGCTATGTATGGCCCAGTATTACCGTCTTCTCGGAGGATGCCGTCGACCAGGCATTGAACGTGACTCTCAGTTCCTTCCAGAGAGTAGTCCTGATCAACATGTTATCGTTGTATGCCGTAACCAAATGTACTGCGTACCTATCCGTGCTGGTGATCGTGGTCGTCTAACTGAAAATGAAATAGCCTCCCAAATTCTGTTCATCTTGGGTGACGCTCCGTGCCTCCCGGTCCGACCTCCACCAGTTGGTCTTCTTACCGCagaaccaagaaacaaatgggcaCAGGATCGAAACACACTTCTACTGAATGACCAAAACTGTCGTAACATCGAACTCATCGAAAGAGCTCTAATTCTACTTTGCCTAGACGAACCAATTCCAAACACTTTCAATGCTCGCGGATTCAACGGAGCCAAATACGCAGGACATATGGCTGGAACACGCAACGAAACCAATATGGCGCACGAAATGATCCACGGTGGGGGCAGTGAGTATAACACGGCAAATCGGTGGTTTGACAAGACAATGCAGATCATATTATCCAATGATGGAACTTGGGGTCTTTGCTATGAACACTCGCCATCTGAGGGCATTGCGGTTATCCAACTTTTAGAAAAGATTTACaagaaaattgattcaatgccaCTTGAAGAGGAGGGGGTTACCGCAACATCATTTACCGCCCCCGAACGATTGGAATGGATTATTGCACCCGAAATTAGCAGGAGGTTTACGGAAGCTAGCAAAGCGTTGATAG GATGATAGGACGATTTTGATTTCTAT CTATACCGTTTCAATCACTATGGAAAAACCTTCATCAAGAAAGCTCAAGTCAGCCCAGATGCATACATACAACTCGCGTTGCAATTGGCTTACTTTAA GTTGTATGGGCATCTCGTATCCACATACGAAA GCTCAACTAGAAGATTTGTGTTG GGACGCGTGGATTGTATTAGGTCAGCTAGTACTGAAGCTCTAGAATGGGCCAAAGCCATGTGTCAAGATGAAGGAGCCAATGTTCCCTTGGAAAGCGATCGTGAAGATGAGGGAGACAAAAAGGAAGACATGAGAAAAGTGAAATTCAGTATATACAGT AAAGACCATCTTCGTGAACTATTCCGCTGTGCTGTAGCTCGTCAAACTGAAGTTATGGTGCAAAATATCTTAGGTCATGGCATAGACATCCATCTGCTAGGGTTACGTGAGGCCAGCAAAGAGCAGCTAGGATCTTTTCATGAACTTTTCACCGACGATAGTTACAAAATTGCCAATTGTTTCTTACTTTCAACAAGCCAG GTCGCCTGCACAACAGACAGCTTTATGGGCTACGGTCCTGTTACACCGCGTGGCTATGGATGTTCCTATAATCCCCGTCCCAATGAAATTGTATTCTGCGTATCGGCCTTCTACTCCTGCGAAGACACGAGTGCATCACGCTACGCCAAATCCCTCCAGGAATCACTTGATATGATGAAGGATCTTCTGGAAACATAA